The region GTGCTGGTCGTGTATGGATCCGCATCTTCCCGGACCTCCCGGTCTCTTCCAAGCCGGCTGAAGTCCGCATGGGTAAGGGTAAGGGTTCTCCGGATTACTGGGCTTGCCGCGTCAAGCCTGGCCGGATCATGTTCGAAATCGATGGTGTTCCTGAAGACGTTGCGCGTGAAGCAATGCGTCTGGCGGCCGCCAAACTGCCTATCAAATGCCGCTTCATTCAGCGAATTGGCGAATAGGCAGTCGAGGAGTAAGAAGCCATGAAGGCGACTGACGTAAGAGCAAAGACCCTCGACGAGCTCCGCACGGAGCTCGAGGCCCTCAAGAAAGAGCAGTTCAACCTGCGCTTTCAGAAGGCGACCGGTCAGCTAGAAAACACTGGGCGCGTACGGCAAATTCGCCGCGACGTTGCTCGCATTCAGACGATCATGCGC is a window of Labrenzia sp. CE80 DNA encoding:
- the rplP gene encoding 50S ribosomal protein L16, with protein sequence MLQPKRTKFRKQHKGRIHGLSKGGTDLNFGAYGLKAVEPERVTARQIEAARRAMTRHMKRAGRVWIRIFPDLPVSSKPAEVRMGKGKGSPDYWACRVKPGRIMFEIDGVPEDVAREAMRLAAAKLPIKCRFIQRIGE
- the rpmC gene encoding 50S ribosomal protein L29; this encodes MKATDVRAKTLDELRTELEALKKEQFNLRFQKATGQLENTGRVRQIRRDVARIQTIMREKRVSASA